One region of Carassius gibelio isolate Cgi1373 ecotype wild population from Czech Republic chromosome A1, carGib1.2-hapl.c, whole genome shotgun sequence genomic DNA includes:
- the LOC127951444 gene encoding programmed cell death protein 4, with amino-acid sequence MATEIEAWSTGPQNDGVFSLEQKQDEEDSEDLNELEVNGNWTPQEKALHEARLKAKAKRRLRKTSSRDSTRDSLSDSVSGEPSTDPHSPKAKAAVNDRKSRTGKGRGLPKKGGAGGKGVWGAAGMVYELEEPDTDDPNYDEAAQGDTVYATVVPELDERELEKTINPIVQEYFEHGDTKEVEMLLKELNLGHHKFEFSSLAVSLSLEGKASHRELTSRLLSDLSGKVLSETDMSRAFDKMLKELPDLILDTPDAPQMLGQFIARAIADHAIPMSFLDCYKGKVDCDHARAALDRAAVLLSMKREIMRLDNVWGVGGGQRPVKHLIKEMNLLLKEYLVSGELSEAEHCLRDLEVPHFHHELVYEAVVMVLESTGDTALQMMVKLLKVFWQTGLITLDQMNRGFQRVYDELPEISLDVPHAQSIMETFVDLCHQEQVITKQLRDSCPTRGRKRFVSEGDGGLVKS; translated from the exons ATGGCGACTGAGATTGAAGCATGGAGCACTGGCCCTCAAAACGATG GTGTGTTCTCGCTCGAGCAGAAGCAGGACGAGGAGGACAGCGAGGATCTGAATGAGCTGGAGGTGAACGGGAACTGGACTCCTCAGGAAAAGGCCCTGCACGAGGCCCGGCTGAAAGCCAAGGCTAAGCGGCGTCTGCGTAAGACATCGTCCCGTGATTCCACCCGAGACTCTCTCTCGGACTCGGTGTCAGGAGAGCCGTCGACCGATCCACACAGCCCTAAGGCCAAAGCTGCTGTAAATGACCGAAAGTCACGGACCGGAAAAGGCAGAGGACTGCCTAAAAAAG GTGGAGCGGGGGGTAAAGGTGTGTGGGGCGCAGCGGGGATGGTGTACGAGCTGGAGGAACCGGACACTGATGACCCTAACTATGATGAAGCTGCACAG GGAGACACGGTGTATGCCACAGTAGTGCCAGAGCTGGACGAGAGGGAGCTGGAGAAGACCATCAACCCCATCGTACAGGAGTACTTCGAGCACGGAGACACTAAAGAGGTGGAG ATGCTGCTCAAAGAGCTGAACCTGGGCCATCACAAGTTTGAGTTCTCGTCTCTggctgtgtctctgtctctggaaGGCAAGGCCAGCCACAGGGAGCTCACGTCCCGTCTGCTCTCAGACCTGTCTGGAAAGGTGCTCTCGGAGACTGACATGTCTCGTGCCTTCGACAAGATGCTCAAAGAGCTGCCCGACCTGATCCTGGACACACCGGACGCCCCACAG atGCTCGGTCAGTTTATTGCACGAGCCATTGCTGACCACGCTATACCCATGAGCTTCCTCGACTGCTACAAAGGCAAAGTAGATTGTGATCACGCCAG AGCCGCGCTGGACCGAGCAGCAGTTCTCCTCTCCATGAAGAGAGAGATCATGCGGCTGGATAATGTGTGGGGAGTTGGTGGAGGCCAGAGACCGGTCAAACATCTCATCAAAGAG ATGAACCTGCTGCTGAAGGAGTACCTGGTGTCAGGTGAGCTCTCCGAGGCCGAGCACTGTCTGCGAGATCTAGAAGTGCCACACTTTCATCACGAGCTGGTCTATGAG GCTGTGGTCATGGTTCTGGAGTCCACCGGTGACACAGCCTTGCAGATGATGGTCAAACTGCTGAAGGTCTTCTGGCAAACCGGCCTCATCACTCTGGACCAGATGAACAGG GGCTTCCAGCGTGTTTACGACGAGCTGCCGGAGATCAGTCTGGATGTGCCTCATGCACAATCCATTATGGAGACCTTCGTGGACCTCTGTCACCAGGAGCAGGTCATCACCAAGCAGCTGAGAGACTCCTGTCCCaccag GGGGCGCAAGCGCTTCGTGAGTGAAGGTGACGGAGGGCTGGTGAAGAGCTAG
- the LOC127951317 gene encoding max dimerization protein 4 isoform X1, with protein MELNSLLLLLEAAEYLERRDREAEHGYASVLPFDNDFSGKKTKSSSISRKPHNNRSSHNELEKHRRAKLRLYLEQLKRLVPLGPDSSRHTTLSLLKRAKMHIKKLEEQDRKALNMKEQLQREHRYLKRRLEQLSVQGLERVRTDSMGSTIYTDSEQEVDVDIEGMEFTAGEGESVHSVSDGEDHYSLQSSSSDGGHHPHSCRLQAHIC; from the exons ATGGAACTGaattctcttcttcttcttcttgaggCAGCTGAGTATTTGGAAAGAAGAGACAGAG AAGCTGAACACGGTTACGCGTCTGTTTTACCCTTCGACAATGACTTTTCCGGAAAGAAAACGAAATCCTCTTCCATTTCCAGAAAACCCCACAACAACAG GTCATCACACAATGAGCTGGAAAAACACAG ACGTGCCAAACTGCGCTTGTACCTGGAGCAGCTGAAACGGCTCGTGCCTTTGGGTCCTGACAGCTCCCGTCACACCACACTGAGTCTGCTCAAACGAGCCAAGATGCACATCAAG AAGCTGGAGGAACAGGACAGGAAGGCTCTGAACATGAAGGAGCAGCTGCAGAGAGAACACCGCTACCTCAAACGGCGTCTGGAGCAGCTGTCTGTGCAGGGCTTGGAGCGCGTTCGCACGGACAGCATGGGCTCCACCATCTACACCGACTCTGAGCAAG aagtGGACGTGGACATCGAGGGGATGGAGTTCACAGCAGGTGAAGGTGAGAGCGTGCACAGTGTTAGTGATGGAGAAGACCACTACAGCCTGCAGAGCAGCTCCAGCGATGGAGGACACCATCCACACTCCTGCAGACTACAGGCTCACATCTGCTAG
- the gpank1 gene encoding G patch domain and ankyrin repeat-containing protein 1 isoform X2, whose translation MEYKMNNPVYFTRAKEEEKRWTETTREERQTITGQEARDFYQSLLRESHGEKTKEGEASRRARRGAAKRRRRREGSGAEAVSSSERDGHRLLRCAQDGDTQGLKELLRRGCDVNFRDDFFWTAVMCASKAGQTEAVGLLLRHGAAWVGVVDRQGRDARDLALQAGHQDVVRELEQFVISDAPHIPTTNHTESAASQWCDVCAVCYTDSTETHSRSTLHQFSKLRPPATPQYCLPSSSTSYKMMLRLGWNPASGLGPAHSGRKNPVSTILKRDQAGLGYGETLQPKVTHFQPRDPQAVQHIHKEKRLRQEKRATLSAKELKRKEERDQRWERDYRTSFNYDF comes from the exons ATGGAGTACAAGATGAACAACCCAGTCTACTTCACCAGAGCCAAAGAAGAGGAGAAGCGCTGGACGGAGACAACGAGAGAAGAACGACAGACTATTACTGGACAAGAGGCCAGAGACTTTTACCAAAGCCTGCTTCGAGAGAGCCACGGAGAAAAGACCAAAGAAGGAGAAGCATCCAGACGGGCCAGACGAGGAGCAG CCAaacggagaagaagaagagaaggCAGTGGTGCTGAAGCGGTGAGCAGCTCTGAGCGAGACGGACACAGACTCCTGCGATGTGCTCAGGACGGAGACACTCAGGGCCTGAAGGAGCTCCTGCGGCGAGGATGTGACGTGAACTTCCGTGATGATTTCTTCTGGACGGCTGTGATGTGTGCGAGTAAAGCAGGACAGACGGAGGCCGTTGGTTTGCTCCTGCGTCACGGAGCTGCTTGGGTGGGAGTGGTGGACAGACAG GGCAGAGATGCTCGGGATCTGGCTCTGCAGGCGGGTCACCAGGATGTAGTGAGAGAACTGGAGCAGTTTGTGATCTCGGACGCACCACACATACCTACTACAAACCATACGGAGAG TGCTGCTTCTCAGTGGTGTGATGTGTGTGCGGTGTGTTACACAGACAGCACTGAAACACACTCCAGGTCCACGCTGCATCAGTTCAGTAAGCTCCGCCCCCCGGCCACGCCCCAGTACTGCCTGCCCTCCTCCAGCACCAGCTATAAAATGATGCTCCGCCTGGGCTGGAACCCCGCCTCTGGCCTAGGCCCCGCCCACTCGGGCCGCAAGAACCCAGTCAGCACGATCCTGAAGAGAGATCAGGCGGGCCTGGGGTACGGAGAGACCCTGCAGCCCAAAGTCACACACTTCCAGCCCAGAGATCCTCAGGCTGTGCAACACATCCATAAAGAGAAGAGACTGAGACAGGAGAAAAGAGCGACGCTCAGCGCTAAAGAACTCAAGAGGAAAGAAGAGCGAGACCAGAGATGGGAAAGAGACTACCGAACTTCCTTTAACTATGACTTCTGA
- the gpank1 gene encoding G patch domain and ankyrin repeat-containing protein 1 isoform X1: MEYKMNNPVYFTRAKEEEKRWTETTREERQTITGQEARDFYQSLLRESHGEKTKEGEASRRARRGAGAKRRRRREGSGAEAVSSSERDGHRLLRCAQDGDTQGLKELLRRGCDVNFRDDFFWTAVMCASKAGQTEAVGLLLRHGAAWVGVVDRQGRDARDLALQAGHQDVVRELEQFVISDAPHIPTTNHTESAASQWCDVCAVCYTDSTETHSRSTLHQFSKLRPPATPQYCLPSSSTSYKMMLRLGWNPASGLGPAHSGRKNPVSTILKRDQAGLGYGETLQPKVTHFQPRDPQAVQHIHKEKRLRQEKRATLSAKELKRKEERDQRWERDYRTSFNYDF, encoded by the exons ATGGAGTACAAGATGAACAACCCAGTCTACTTCACCAGAGCCAAAGAAGAGGAGAAGCGCTGGACGGAGACAACGAGAGAAGAACGACAGACTATTACTGGACAAGAGGCCAGAGACTTTTACCAAAGCCTGCTTCGAGAGAGCCACGGAGAAAAGACCAAAGAAGGAGAAGCATCCAGACGGGCCAGACGAGGAGCAG GAGCCAaacggagaagaagaagagaaggCAGTGGTGCTGAAGCGGTGAGCAGCTCTGAGCGAGACGGACACAGACTCCTGCGATGTGCTCAGGACGGAGACACTCAGGGCCTGAAGGAGCTCCTGCGGCGAGGATGTGACGTGAACTTCCGTGATGATTTCTTCTGGACGGCTGTGATGTGTGCGAGTAAAGCAGGACAGACGGAGGCCGTTGGTTTGCTCCTGCGTCACGGAGCTGCTTGGGTGGGAGTGGTGGACAGACAG GGCAGAGATGCTCGGGATCTGGCTCTGCAGGCGGGTCACCAGGATGTAGTGAGAGAACTGGAGCAGTTTGTGATCTCGGACGCACCACACATACCTACTACAAACCATACGGAGAG TGCTGCTTCTCAGTGGTGTGATGTGTGTGCGGTGTGTTACACAGACAGCACTGAAACACACTCCAGGTCCACGCTGCATCAGTTCAGTAAGCTCCGCCCCCCGGCCACGCCCCAGTACTGCCTGCCCTCCTCCAGCACCAGCTATAAAATGATGCTCCGCCTGGGCTGGAACCCCGCCTCTGGCCTAGGCCCCGCCCACTCGGGCCGCAAGAACCCAGTCAGCACGATCCTGAAGAGAGATCAGGCGGGCCTGGGGTACGGAGAGACCCTGCAGCCCAAAGTCACACACTTCCAGCCCAGAGATCCTCAGGCTGTGCAACACATCCATAAAGAGAAGAGACTGAGACAGGAGAAAAGAGCGACGCTCAGCGCTAAAGAACTCAAGAGGAAAGAAGAGCGAGACCAGAGATGGGAAAGAGACTACCGAACTTCCTTTAACTATGACTTCTGA
- the si:ch211-145b13.6 gene encoding GPI-linked NAD(P)(+)--arginine ADP-ribosyltransferase 1 isoform X2 — protein MGSLRFHAFLLLLLYTTVVQISAVATHMGLFPEAADYSFYNCRKEMLQMVTKSGGLLQTELNNNKDFKTMWKNTTCKKAIPGSTPEHMTALKSYVEASSEFRKTFKKSVQNHNKSRSTYRDEFPFKSLFFLLTDAMNLTDHKECPTVYSGTGKGYITKIGEKVRFVSFFPAKLKSADATEDASIGEDTGTVFSITSCSVINLDDYGCSSEKIDALISPTEVFTVKDITAVKNNDYDYINITLVHSHFHSSSDCSSLVSSPEESKESSSSFLSSSFLNLTASFLMLCFYTLILR, from the exons ATGGGAAGCTTGAGGTTCCATGCATTTCTCCTGCTGCTCTTGTACACT ACTGTGGTGCAGATAAGTGCAGTAGCGACACACATGGGCTTGTTTCCTGAAGCTGCTGATTACTCGTTCTACAACTGTCGGAAAGAGATGCTGCAAATGGTCACAAAGAGTGGAGGTCTGCTGCAGACAGAGCTCAACAACAATAAGGATTTTAAAACTATGTGGAAAAACACAACATGCAAAAAGGCCATTCCTGGGAGTACACCGGAGCACATGACTGCGCTGAAGAGCTATGTTGAAGCTTCTTCTGAATTTCGTAAAACATTCAAGAAGTCGGTTCAGAACCACAACAAGAGCAGATCAACTTACAGAGATGAGTTTCCTTTCAAATCTCTTTTCTTCCTGCTGACAGATGCCATGAATCTCACAGACCACAAGGAATGTCCTACAGTGTACTCTGGCACAGGGAAGGGATATATAACCAAAATTGGAGAGAAAGTACGTTTTGTGAGTTTTTTTCCAGCAAAACTGAAATCTGCTGATGCAACTGAAGATGCAAGTATAGGTGAAGACACTGGGACTGTTTTCAGCATCACTTCTTGTTCTGTGATCAATCTTGATGATTACGGGTGTAGTTCAGAGAAAATAGATGCACTAATATCACCCACTGAAGTTTTCACAGTTAAGGATATCACAGCTGTTAAGAATAATGATTATGACTACATAAATATCACCTTGGTGCATTCTCACTTTCACAGTTCTTCTGACTGCAGCAGCCTTGTcag CTCACCAGAAGAATCTAAAGAATCATCGTCAAGTTTCCTGAGTTCCAGTTTCCTGAATCTGACGGCTTCCTTTCTCATGCTGTGCTTCTACACGCTGATTCTGAGATAA
- the LOC127951317 gene encoding max dimerization protein 4 isoform X2: protein MELNSLLLLLEAAEYLERRDRAEHGYASVLPFDNDFSGKKTKSSSISRKPHNNRSSHNELEKHRRAKLRLYLEQLKRLVPLGPDSSRHTTLSLLKRAKMHIKKLEEQDRKALNMKEQLQREHRYLKRRLEQLSVQGLERVRTDSMGSTIYTDSEQEVDVDIEGMEFTAGEGESVHSVSDGEDHYSLQSSSSDGGHHPHSCRLQAHIC from the exons ATGGAACTGaattctcttcttcttcttcttgaggCAGCTGAGTATTTGGAAAGAAGAGACAGAG CTGAACACGGTTACGCGTCTGTTTTACCCTTCGACAATGACTTTTCCGGAAAGAAAACGAAATCCTCTTCCATTTCCAGAAAACCCCACAACAACAG GTCATCACACAATGAGCTGGAAAAACACAG ACGTGCCAAACTGCGCTTGTACCTGGAGCAGCTGAAACGGCTCGTGCCTTTGGGTCCTGACAGCTCCCGTCACACCACACTGAGTCTGCTCAAACGAGCCAAGATGCACATCAAG AAGCTGGAGGAACAGGACAGGAAGGCTCTGAACATGAAGGAGCAGCTGCAGAGAGAACACCGCTACCTCAAACGGCGTCTGGAGCAGCTGTCTGTGCAGGGCTTGGAGCGCGTTCGCACGGACAGCATGGGCTCCACCATCTACACCGACTCTGAGCAAG aagtGGACGTGGACATCGAGGGGATGGAGTTCACAGCAGGTGAAGGTGAGAGCGTGCACAGTGTTAGTGATGGAGAAGACCACTACAGCCTGCAGAGCAGCTCCAGCGATGGAGGACACCATCCACACTCCTGCAGACTACAGGCTCACATCTGCTAG
- the si:ch211-145b13.6 gene encoding uncharacterized protein si:ch211-145b13.6 isoform X4, with the protein MGSLRFHAFLLLLLYTTVVQISAVATHMGLFPEAADYSFYNCRKEMLQMVTKSGGLLQTELNNNKDFKTMWKNTTCKKAIPGSTPEHMTALKSYVEASSEFRKTFKKSVQNHNKSRSTYRDEFPFKSLFFLLTDAMNLTDHKECPTVYSGTGKGYITKIGEKLTRRI; encoded by the exons ATGGGAAGCTTGAGGTTCCATGCATTTCTCCTGCTGCTCTTGTACACT ACTGTGGTGCAGATAAGTGCAGTAGCGACACACATGGGCTTGTTTCCTGAAGCTGCTGATTACTCGTTCTACAACTGTCGGAAAGAGATGCTGCAAATGGTCACAAAGAGTGGAGGTCTGCTGCAGACAGAGCTCAACAACAATAAGGATTTTAAAACTATGTGGAAAAACACAACATGCAAAAAGGCCATTCCTGGGAGTACACCGGAGCACATGACTGCGCTGAAGAGCTATGTTGAAGCTTCTTCTGAATTTCGTAAAACATTCAAGAAGTCGGTTCAGAACCACAACAAGAGCAGATCAACTTACAGAGATGAGTTTCCTTTCAAATCTCTTTTCTTCCTGCTGACAGATGCCATGAATCTCACAGACCACAAGGAATGTCCTACAGTGTACTCTGGCACAGGGAAGGGATATATAACCAAAATTGGAGAGAAA CTCACCAGAAGAATCTAA